DNA from Bordetella genomosp. 13:
CAGCGATTCGTAGGTGGCGCGCAGGCCCGCGAACACCCGGGGTACGTCCTCGTTGCAGATCGGCATGACCAGCGCGCAGCGCGCGTCGGACGGCAGCGGCTGGTCGCCGAGTCCGCGCGCCGACACGCTGTAGCGGTCGCGTCCGATCATCAGCTGCAGAAAGCCCATCATGGCCGTCCAGAAGCCCGCCGACACCCAGCAGAACAGCAGGGCGAACAGCACCAGGATGGCGATCTCGAGCGGATTGCCGCCCTGGTAGGGCAACACCCCGCGCATGTACCACGTAGCCACCGTGGTCTGCACGCCGACGCCCACCAGCAGGGCCAGCCGCCGGCGGCTGCCGGCCAGGCGCCAGCCTTCGCCGCTGTTGGCCTGGCGGGAGGCATGCGTGTCGGGCGGATCTTGCGGCTTTTCGGCTTTCAGGCGGCGCCAGGCGCGCACGAAGGGATTGGTCAGCCAGGGCTTGGGCGCCATCGAGCGGCGCTGGTGCGGCGGCATGGCCGACAGTTCCGCGCCGCTGGCGTCGCTGCGCATCACGCCGGCCACCGTGGCGTCGGCGCCATAGCCCAGCACCAGGCGCTGGCCTTCCGAGGCCATGGACGGCTCGCGGATGGCGTCGTGCTGTCCCAGCGTCTCGTGCAGGGCGGTCCACGAATCCTCGCCTTGCGCGACAGCCGCCGCGACCTCGCGTTCCAGCGTCAGCCGCTGGATTTCAGGCAGCGGCAGCCGTTGCAGATAGTCGTGGACCAGGCTGTCGGAATCACTTGGCGTCGGGAGCATTTGCAGGCAATTGATAGGACCAGGTCTCCGACAGCGGTACCTTTCCGTTGGTGAGGTTGGCGCGCAGCTCCACGGGCTTGGCCGGGTCCTTGATGTTGACGCGCAGCATCAGGCGGCGGCCGCCGGTGACCGGATTGGGTCGCACGGTGTTCTCCACGATCTGGCCGTTGCCGTCGGTCGACGCGTCGGCGGTGATGACGGTGTCGGCGGGCAGGTTCTGAAGCGCGGGGCCGACGAAGTCGACCACCAGCGCATGGCTGCCGTCGCCGCGGCGGATCAGGTCGGGGCCCTTGACCTCTTCACGCGAACGGCGCGTCTGCTCGACCCATGCGAGCGGCGTGTTGTGCAGGCGCGGATCGTCCAGCGTCCAGGTCATGCGGTATTCGATCTCGAGCGGCGTGCCGATCGCCGGCAGTTTCTCGGGGACCCAGAAGGCGACGATGTTGTCGTTGGTCTCGTCCGGCGTGGGAATCTCGACCAGCTGCACACTGCCCTTGCCCCAGTTGCCCACCGGTTCGATCCACAGGCTGGGCCGCTTCTCGTAGCGGTCGTCCAGGTCTTCGTAGCGGCTGAAGTCGCGGGCGCGCTGCAGCAGTCCGAAGCCGCGCGGGTTCTCGGCGCTGAAGGCGCTGACCGCCAGGCGGCGCGGGTTGTTCAGCGGACGCCACAGCCATTCGCCGTTGGCGTTGTGGATGGCCAGGCCGTCGGAATCATGCATCTCGGGGCGGTAGTTGGGCACCGCCGGCGGCTGGTTGGAGCCGTACAGGAACATGCTGGTCAGCGGCGCCAGGCCCAGGCGGCCGACCTTGTCGCGCAGGAAGATGCTGGCCTTCACGTCGACGATGGTGTCGGTCTGCGGGCGGATGATGAAGCGGTAGGCGCCGGTGGCGCGCGGCGAATCCAGCAGCGCGTACAGCACGACGCGGTCGCTGGATGCGGTGGGGCGTTCGATCCAGAACTTGCGGAAAGCGGGGAATTCCTCGCCTGACGGCAGCGCGGTGTCGATCGCCAGGCCGCGCGCGGACAGGCCGTAGGCCTGGCCACGGCCGATCACGCGGAAGTAGCTGGCGCCCAGGAACGAGGCGAGTTCGTCATTGGGCTTGAGCGGCGTGTTGACCGGGTACAAGAGCTTGAAGCCGGCGAAGCCCAGGCCCTTGACGAGGTCGGGATTGACCGCCAGCTGGCCGTAGTCGAACTCTTCGGAATTAAAGGGCACTTCCTGGACGTTGCCCTTGTCGTCGACTTCGTTGATGCGCACGGGCGTGTTGAAGTGCATGCCCTGGTGATAGAAACCCAGGCGGAACGGCGTACCCGCGTCGCGCCAGTGCAGGCGGTCGTCTCGCAGGCGCACGTTCTGGTAGCCGGCGTATTTCAGTTCCTGCAGTTCGTCGGGCAGGTTGGAGACGGGCGGGCGGTAACCCTGGCCGGCCAGTTCGCGGGCCTGCTTCACGACCTCGGCGAAGCTGAACGGCTGCGGCGGAGGAGCGGCGGGCTTGGCGGCGGCTTCCTTGGCGGCTGCGTCCTTGGCGGCTGCGTCCTTGGCGGCTGCGTC
Protein-coding regions in this window:
- a CDS encoding glucan biosynthesis protein G is translated as MSVSTAGRYLRQPLLGCTLALTTLLNCAAAAETPAGSAPPAQAPAAAGGDNAAAKEATPPAKDAPAKAPAKDPAAAKEAAAKEAAAKEAAAKSAAAKEAAAKDAAAKDAAAKEAAAKDAAAKDAAAKDAAAKDAAAKDAAAKDAAAKDAAAKDAAAKEAAAKPAAPPPQPFSFAEVVKQARELAGQGYRPPVSNLPDELQELKYAGYQNVRLRDDRLHWRDAGTPFRLGFYHQGMHFNTPVRINEVDDKGNVQEVPFNSEEFDYGQLAVNPDLVKGLGFAGFKLLYPVNTPLKPNDELASFLGASYFRVIGRGQAYGLSARGLAIDTALPSGEEFPAFRKFWIERPTASSDRVVLYALLDSPRATGAYRFIIRPQTDTIVDVKASIFLRDKVGRLGLAPLTSMFLYGSNQPPAVPNYRPEMHDSDGLAIHNANGEWLWRPLNNPRRLAVSAFSAENPRGFGLLQRARDFSRYEDLDDRYEKRPSLWIEPVGNWGKGSVQLVEIPTPDETNDNIVAFWVPEKLPAIGTPLEIEYRMTWTLDDPRLHNTPLAWVEQTRRSREEVKGPDLIRRGDGSHALVVDFVGPALQNLPADTVITADASTDGNGQIVENTVRPNPVTGGRRLMLRVNIKDPAKPVELRANLTNGKVPLSETWSYQLPANAPDAK